The Salvia hispanica cultivar TCC Black 2014 unplaced genomic scaffold, UniMelb_Shisp_WGS_1.0 HiC_scaffold_1113, whole genome shotgun sequence genome has a window encoding:
- the LOC125197947 gene encoding protein PHOX1-like → MENQNESDKGGYGDKWRELYLRQMRNWDNSQRPCDIDTVAFMSMSQKLKEDGNRLFQKRDYAGAILKFEKSIKLLPRFHADVAYLRSNMAECYMQLGVGEYPRAINECNLALEVIPDYCKALLKRARCYEVLHRPDLALRDVRLVLRSEPNNLMAYEIEETLRRVFERQGSRLCDIPVDLAPTASASSSGSRGVGEMPMRKMRSNIDGMFVDYNERELKGKFEERSASSIFIRGPTSSRAEKNTEEKVVVEVRKLRSSEEEEVRRTVKLVYKEDIRWTQIPVKCDILKLRQIIAERFPSSKAIMVKYKDQEGDMVTISTTEELRLVESSAGDASIKLHVIEVSPDQDPLFKKLRQQKMEKKQAGTSKKEMRCESTCLSDWIIQFAQFFKNHVGFDIDAYIDLHEVGVKIYSEAMEETVTSDEAQDLFAVAADKFQELAALAMFNWGNVHMSRARKKVYFSDDSSQQSVLEQIKTAFDYTQKEFSKAGERYEEALKIKPNFYEAVLAQGQGQYEQAKLSWYYAVATEADLESWPSGEVLMLYNNAEENMEKGMKMWEDLQEQLMSEFHKENNIETLLQRMKLDNLFKQVSADELEEQANNIRSQIFVLWGTMLYERSVMEYKLGLPVWLECLEVSIEKFEQAGASSADIAVMTKNHCSNETGLECCGFNINEIVQAWNEMYEAKKWQRNISSFRLEPLLRRRVSKLCTALESAS, encoded by the exons ATGGAGAACCAAAATGAATCAGACAAGGGTGGTTATGGCGATAAATGGCGTGAGCTGTATTTGAGGCAAATGAGAAATTGGGATAATAGCCAGAGGCCTTGTGATATAGACACTGTTGCATTCATGTCCATGTCTCAGAAATTGAAAGAGGATGGCAATAGGCTTTTCCAAAAGAGGGATTATGCTGGTgccattttgaaatttgagaaATCGATCAAGCTGCTCCCGAGATTCCACGCAGATGTGGCTTATCTCAGGAGCAACATGGCCGAATGCTATATGCAGCTGGGCGTGGGCGAGTATCCGAGGGCGATTAACGAGTGCAACTTGGCTCTCGAGGTCATCCCCGATTACTGCAAGGCTCTCTTGAAGAGAGCTAGGTGTTATGAGGTTTTGCATAGGCCTGATTTGGCACTTAGGGATGTTAGGCTAGTGTTGAGGTCAGAGCCTAACAATCTCATGGCATATGAGATTGAGGAGACGTTGAGGAGAGTGTTTGAGAGGCAGGGGTCGAGGCTCTGTGATATCCCCGTTGATTTGGCTCCCACTGCTTCGGCTTCTTCAAGTGGGAGCAGGGGAGTCGGGGAGATGCCTATGAGGAAGATGAGAAGCAATATAGATGGCATGTTTGTGGATTATAATGAGAGGGAGTTGAAGGGAAAATTTGAGGAACGAAGTGCTAGTTCGATATTTATAAGGGGGCCTACTAGTAGTCGAGCTGAGAAGAATACGGAAGAGAAGGTGGTTGTGGAGGTAAGGAAGCTTAGAAGTAGTGAAGAGGAGGAGGTGAGAAGAACAGTGAAGCTCGTGTATAAGGAAGACATCCGATGGACTCAGATTCCTGTCAAGTGCGATATTTTGAAGCTGAGGCAGATCATTGCTGAGCGGTTTCCTAGCTCAAAAGCCATCATGGTCAAATATAAGGATCAAGAAGGCGATATGGTGACAATCAGCACGACAGAGGAGCTGAGGCTTGTGGAATCGTCTGCAGGCGATGCTTCCATAAAGCTGCATGTTATTGAAGTCAGCCCGGATCAGGATCCGTTGTTTAAGAAGTTGAGGCAGCaaaagatggagaagaagcaGGCAGGCACGAGTAAAAAGGAGATGCGCTGTGAATCGACTTGTCTCAGTGATTGGATCATTCAGTTTGCTCAGTTCTTCAAGAACCATGTTGGTTTTGACATTGATGCTTACATTGATCTCCATGAGGTGGGAGTGAAGATCTACTCGGAGGCAATGGAGGAGACGGTGACTAGTGACGAGGCTCAAGACCTCTTTGCTGTTGCAGCGGATAAGTTCCAAGAACTGGCTGCTTTAGCCATGTTCAATTGGGGAAATGTTCACATGTCAAGAGCGAGGAAGAAAGTATACTTCTCGGATGATTCGTCCCAACAATCTGTGCTCGAGCAAATCAAGACTGCTTTTGATTACACGCAGAAGGAATTCAGTAAAGCAGGGGAGAGATATGAAGAGGCCctcaaaattaaaccaaatttCTATGAGGCTGTTCTAGCTCAAGGTCAGGGGCAGTATGAGCAAGCAAAGCTTTCTTGGTATTATGCGGTCGCGACTGAGGCAGATTTAGAGTCATGGCCTTCGGGAGAAGTACTCATGCTATACAACAATGCAGAGGAAAACATGGAGAAGGGAATGAAGATGTGGGAAGACTTGCAAGAGCAGCTTATGTCCGAGTTCCACAAGGAGAATAACATCGAAACGCTGTTGCAGAGAATGAAGCTTGATAACTTGTTCAAACAGGTATCCGCAGATGAACTCGAGGAACAGGCTAACAACATTAGATCCCAGATATTCGTATTGTGGGGCACCATGTTGTATGAAAGATCGGTCATGGAATACAAACTTGGACTCCCCGTATGGCTAGAATGTTTGGAGGTCTCTATTGAGAAATTCGAACAAGCTGGAGCTTCTTCGGCTGATATTGCTGTCATGACCAAGAACCATTGCTCTAATGAAACCGGATTGGAAT GTTGTGGATTCAACATCAACGAGATAGTACAGGCATGGAACGAGATGTATGAAGCAAAAAAATGGCAGAGAAACATCTCCTCTTTTCGGTTGGAACCACTTCTACGAAGACGTGTTTCAAAACTTTGTACTGCCCTCGAAAGTGCATCATAG